From a region of the Sinorhizobium chiapasense genome:
- a CDS encoding rubredoxin translates to MSAFDNFGKCETVSGDRMECSICWRVYAPAAGDPVSQIPPSTPFADLPGEWRCPNCDALEVEVGR, encoded by the coding sequence ATGAGCGCCTTCGACAATTTCGGGAAGTGCGAGACCGTATCTGGCGACCGGATGGAATGCAGTATCTGCTGGCGCGTCTATGCTCCCGCCGCCGGCGACCCGGTCTCGCAGATTCCACCGAGCACGCCGTTTGCCGACCTGCCGGGGGAATGGCGCTGCCCGAATTGCGATGCACTCGAAGTTGAGGTTGGGCGGTGA
- the hybE gene encoding [NiFe]-hydrogenase assembly chaperone HybE, which translates to MGASIKGAEPNRALALGQRLEARYRHIHATAMTDVPICNPALTVAATGFRTYRGRAFGIVTTPWFMNLVAVDLPDGAPAAPVATGTTLSIGLPAGEVEFIAGKLHAIGRVDSCALLSPVFEFATMEAALEMAEEAARAFFDRGTLEPAPAPPAVINRRHLLRGHFRRREEESE; encoded by the coding sequence ATGGGTGCCAGCATCAAGGGAGCCGAACCCAATCGGGCGCTGGCGCTCGGCCAACGGTTAGAAGCCCGCTATCGACACATTCACGCAACCGCCATGACTGACGTGCCGATCTGCAATCCCGCACTCACAGTCGCGGCTACGGGCTTCCGGACCTATCGCGGCCGCGCCTTCGGTATTGTGACCACGCCATGGTTCATGAATCTCGTGGCCGTGGATCTGCCTGACGGGGCACCTGCCGCGCCCGTCGCCACCGGCACGACCCTCAGTATCGGCCTTCCCGCGGGCGAAGTCGAATTCATAGCCGGAAAGCTCCACGCGATCGGCCGCGTCGATTCCTGCGCGCTGCTCTCGCCGGTCTTCGAATTCGCCACGATGGAGGCGGCATTGGAAATGGCGGAGGAGGCCGCCCGCGCCTTCTTCGATCGCGGCACGCTCGAGCCGGCACCGGCACCACCTGCTGTCATCAACCGGCGGCACCTGTTGCGCGGACATTTCCGCCGACGCGAGGAGGAGTCGGAATGA
- the hypC gene encoding HypC/HybG/HupF family hydrogenase formation chaperone: protein MCIGIPMRVVAANEFVAECERHGAISSISLLLVGPQPPGTQVLTHLGSAIRVLGADEARAIDDALAGLAEASEGRAFETFFDDLVSRELELPRHLRTE, encoded by the coding sequence ATGTGCATCGGCATTCCCATGCGGGTTGTCGCCGCCAATGAGTTCGTTGCTGAGTGCGAGCGTCATGGCGCAATATCCTCGATCTCCCTCTTGCTTGTCGGCCCTCAGCCGCCTGGGACCCAGGTTCTCACTCATCTCGGCTCCGCCATCCGCGTGCTCGGTGCCGACGAGGCACGCGCGATCGACGACGCTCTTGCCGGCCTCGCCGAAGCCAGCGAAGGCCGCGCCTTCGAGACGTTCTTTGACGATCTCGTTTCCCGCGAACTCGAATTGCCGCGGCATCTTCGCACCGAGTGA
- a CDS encoding hydrogenase expression/formation protein, whose product MTVIGAEPPRKLNFLATSNAEELIRRCWRTALLLPGLADALAVQKGDRPCRLFDITDYPEHDKELITHILGEGEVAGVAMLENGITAQMQEAVMAGIWRIRFTAAGGHLVGDYIEVGSIPAAVTQACSGLPASISHGAAPAGAMNVMPVLTEIGDRITRHRDSDPAHVITLSLFPMSPEDMVFLQNSLGVGPVRLTSRGYGACRIVATGTRNVWSVQFCNAMDMIILDTLEISDIPSAAIAAEEDFHDSEMRLREMEEAYFK is encoded by the coding sequence ATGACGGTGATAGGCGCTGAACCGCCCCGCAAGCTCAATTTCCTCGCGACAAGCAACGCGGAGGAGCTGATCCGCCGATGCTGGAGGACAGCGCTGCTCCTGCCGGGGCTGGCCGATGCGCTCGCGGTTCAGAAGGGTGACCGGCCGTGCCGGCTGTTCGACATCACCGACTATCCCGAGCACGACAAGGAACTGATCACCCACATTCTCGGTGAGGGCGAGGTTGCCGGTGTCGCGATGCTGGAGAACGGCATCACCGCTCAGATGCAGGAGGCTGTCATGGCCGGCATCTGGCGGATCCGCTTCACCGCCGCCGGAGGCCACCTCGTCGGCGACTATATCGAGGTTGGGAGCATTCCCGCCGCCGTCACGCAGGCCTGTTCCGGACTACCGGCATCGATCAGCCATGGCGCCGCGCCGGCAGGCGCCATGAATGTCATGCCCGTGCTCACTGAGATCGGTGACCGCATCACCCGTCATCGCGACAGCGATCCGGCCCATGTCATCACCTTGTCGCTCTTCCCCATGAGCCCGGAAGACATGGTCTTCCTGCAAAATTCACTGGGTGTCGGGCCGGTGCGGCTCACCTCGCGCGGATACGGAGCCTGCCGCATCGTCGCGACCGGCACACGCAATGTCTGGTCGGTCCAGTTCTGTAACGCCATGGACATGATCATCCTCGATACGCTGGAGATCTCCGACATACCCTCAGCCGCCATTGCCGCCGAGGAGGATTTCCATGACTCGGAGATGCGGCTCCGCGAGATGGAGGAGGCCTATTTCAAATGA
- a CDS encoding nickel-dependent hydrogenase large subunit produces the protein MKIETPNGFTLDNSGKRIVVDPVTRIEGHMRIEVNVDENNIIRNAVSTGTMWRGIEVILKNRDPRDAWAFTERICGVCTGTHALTSVRAVENALGITIPENANSIRNLMQLALQVHDHVVHFYHLHALDWVDVVSSLSADPKATSALAQSVSDWPLSSPGYFKDIQTRLKKFVESGQPGPFKNGYWGNASYKLPPEANLMALAHYLEALDFQKEIVKIHSIFGGKNPHPNWLVGGVPCPINIDGTGGVGAINMERLNVVTSVIDQLIEFNEKVYIPDIMAIGSFYKDWLYGGGLSGKNVLAYGDVPEHANDYSDASLKLPRGAIINGNLAEVHPVDHADPEEIQEFVTHSWYKYPDESKGLHPFDGVTEPHYELGPNARGTKTNIEQLDEGAKYSWIKAPRWRGHAMEVGPLARWVIGYAQNKAEFKDPVDKVLKDLGLPVSALFSTLGRTAARALESSWAGHQMRYFQNKLIANIRAGNSSTANVDKWKPETWPKEVKGVGFTEAPRGALAHWIKIKDGRIENYQCVVPTTWNASPRDPAGNIGAFEASLMDTPMSDPAQPLEILRTIHSFDPCLACSTHVMSRDGQERARVQVR, from the coding sequence ATGAAGATCGAAACTCCAAACGGCTTCACGCTGGACAATTCCGGCAAGCGCATCGTCGTCGATCCCGTCACCCGCATCGAGGGCCATATGCGGATTGAGGTCAATGTCGACGAGAACAACATCATCCGCAACGCCGTGTCGACGGGCACCATGTGGCGAGGCATCGAGGTGATCCTCAAGAACCGCGATCCGCGCGACGCATGGGCGTTCACGGAGCGCATCTGTGGCGTCTGCACGGGCACGCACGCCTTGACGTCGGTGCGAGCGGTGGAAAACGCCCTCGGCATCACCATTCCCGAAAACGCCAATTCCATCCGCAACCTCATGCAGCTTGCCCTGCAGGTGCATGACCACGTGGTGCACTTCTATCACCTGCACGCCCTCGACTGGGTGGACGTCGTCTCGTCGCTCTCGGCCGACCCCAAGGCGACGTCGGCACTGGCACAGTCGGTATCCGACTGGCCGCTCTCCTCGCCGGGTTATTTCAAGGACATCCAGACGCGGCTCAAGAAATTCGTCGAGTCGGGTCAGCCCGGTCCCTTCAAGAACGGCTATTGGGGCAACGCTTCCTACAAACTGCCGCCCGAGGCAAACCTGATGGCGTTGGCGCACTATCTCGAGGCGCTCGATTTCCAGAAGGAGATCGTCAAGATCCACTCGATCTTCGGTGGGAAGAACCCGCATCCGAACTGGCTTGTCGGTGGCGTGCCCTGTCCAATCAATATTGACGGGACCGGTGGCGTCGGCGCTATCAACATGGAACGGCTGAATGTGGTCACCTCGGTCATCGACCAACTGATCGAGTTCAACGAGAAAGTCTACATCCCCGATATCATGGCCATCGGCTCCTTCTACAAGGACTGGCTCTATGGCGGCGGCCTCTCCGGCAAGAATGTGCTCGCCTATGGCGACGTGCCGGAGCACGCCAACGACTATTCGGATGCGAGCCTAAAGCTGCCGCGGGGCGCGATCATCAACGGCAATCTCGCGGAAGTGCATCCGGTGGACCATGCCGATCCCGAGGAGATCCAGGAATTCGTGACCCACTCCTGGTACAAATATCCCGACGAAAGCAAAGGCCTGCATCCCTTTGACGGCGTCACCGAGCCGCATTACGAGCTCGGGCCCAACGCCAGGGGCACCAAGACCAATATCGAACAGCTTGACGAGGGCGCGAAATATTCCTGGATCAAGGCGCCGCGCTGGCGGGGCCATGCGATGGAGGTCGGGCCGCTCGCGCGCTGGGTCATCGGGTACGCCCAGAACAAGGCCGAGTTCAAGGATCCGGTCGACAAGGTGCTCAAGGATCTTGGCCTGCCGGTATCGGCGCTCTTCTCGACGCTTGGCCGCACTGCCGCCCGCGCGCTCGAATCGAGCTGGGCCGGCCACCAGATGCGCTACTTCCAGAACAAGCTGATCGCCAATATCAGGGCCGGCAATTCTTCCACGGCCAATGTCGACAAGTGGAAGCCGGAAACGTGGCCCAAGGAGGTCAAGGGCGTCGGCTTCACGGAGGCGCCGCGCGGCGCGCTCGCGCATTGGATCAAGATCAAGGATGGCAGGATCGAAAATTACCAGTGTGTCGTTCCCACGACATGGAATGCCAGTCCACGTGATCCGGCCGGCAACATCGGCGCCTTCGAGGCGTCGCTGATGGATACGCCGATGTCCGACCCCGCTCAGCCGCTTGAAATCCTGAGGACCATCCATTCCTTCGATCCGTGCCTGGCATGCTCGACTCATGTCATGAGCCGGGACGGGCAGGAAAGGGCCAGGGTCCAGGTCCGCTGA
- a CDS encoding M16 family metallopeptidase produces the protein MTFEAAAVEAPRDESEIGNFLLSNGMEVVVIPDHRAPTVTQMVFYKAGNADEPPGKSGIAHFLEHLMFKGTSKHPAGEFDAKVAEIGGEENAFTSSDYTAYYQTVTPEALGTMMEFEADRMRHLVLTDAVIVPERDVILQERRLRVEDNPEGLLEEETQATLYQNHPYRIPVIGWMHEMEQLNRSDAVAFYDRYYAPNNAILVVAGDVDAGTVWRLADKTYGAIPRGPDLPQRVRPQEPEQNTKRTVVLTDPRVTVPSFEKSWVAPCYRITEPGEAEALDLLAEILGGGTRSRINQELVVKQGIASWGGAYFQGRSLDPSSFTIYGSPRGEATIEAVEDALDAEVRKIIETGVTDVELEKGKNRLVRSMIFARDSQTGMASIYGKALATGSTVYDLEAWPLRVRAVTSTQVQAVARKYLNPDRSVAGYLLPRESATSGDKSR, from the coding sequence ATGACCTTCGAAGCGGCGGCCGTCGAGGCCCCGCGAGACGAATCCGAGATCGGAAATTTCCTGCTGAGCAACGGCATGGAGGTGGTCGTCATACCCGATCACCGGGCGCCGACTGTCACGCAGATGGTCTTTTACAAAGCCGGCAACGCCGATGAGCCACCCGGCAAATCGGGCATTGCTCATTTCTTGGAGCATCTCATGTTCAAGGGCACGAGCAAGCACCCGGCCGGCGAGTTTGACGCAAAGGTCGCAGAGATCGGCGGCGAGGAGAACGCCTTCACGTCGTCCGACTACACCGCCTACTATCAGACTGTCACGCCGGAGGCGCTCGGGACGATGATGGAATTCGAAGCTGACCGGATGCGCCATCTCGTGCTCACGGACGCGGTGATCGTGCCGGAGCGCGATGTCATTCTCCAGGAGCGGCGCTTGAGGGTCGAAGACAATCCGGAGGGGCTTCTCGAGGAGGAGACACAGGCGACGCTCTATCAGAACCATCCTTACCGTATCCCCGTCATCGGCTGGATGCACGAGATGGAACAGCTCAATCGCAGCGACGCCGTGGCGTTCTACGATCGCTACTACGCCCCGAACAACGCCATACTGGTCGTGGCAGGCGATGTGGACGCCGGAACGGTGTGGCGGCTCGCGGACAAGACCTACGGGGCCATACCGCGCGGCCCGGACCTGCCGCAGCGGGTGAGGCCGCAGGAGCCGGAGCAGAACACCAAACGAACGGTCGTGCTCACCGACCCGCGCGTGACCGTACCGAGCTTCGAAAAGTCGTGGGTGGCGCCCTGCTACAGAATAACCGAGCCGGGTGAAGCGGAAGCCCTTGATCTTCTGGCGGAAATTCTTGGCGGAGGAACGCGGAGCCGGATCAATCAGGAATTGGTGGTGAAACAGGGAATTGCCTCCTGGGGCGGCGCCTATTTCCAGGGAAGATCGCTCGATCCGTCCAGCTTCACGATCTATGGCTCGCCGCGGGGCGAGGCGACGATCGAGGCGGTGGAAGACGCGCTCGACGCTGAAGTCCGGAAAATCATCGAGACCGGTGTTACCGATGTCGAACTGGAGAAGGGCAAGAACCGCTTGGTGCGCTCGATGATCTTCGCACGCGACAGCCAGACGGGAATGGCCAGCATCTACGGGAAGGCGCTTGCGACCGGCAGCACTGTTTACGACTTAGAGGCATGGCCGTTGAGGGTCCGCGCGGTAACTTCGACGCAGGTGCAGGCGGTTGCCAGAAAATATCTTAATCCGGACCGATCGGTGGCGGGATATCTGTTGCCGCGGGAAAGCGCGACCTCAGGAGACAAAAGCCGATGA
- a CDS encoding M16 family metallopeptidase: MTMFNRLPIGAAKPLLVALVFLGLAAMPARAAMAIQEVRTSSGIKAWLVEDYSIPIVTVRFAFRGGSTQDPSGKEGLANLMAGLFDEGAGDLDREAFQERLDDAGAEMRFDAGRDAVYGSMRVLADQKDVAFDLLRLAIEQPRFDQGPTDRVRAQIVSGITAEAKDPEAVAKIAWGKALYGEHPYSRQDEGTEQTLATAKPSDLKALRKRLFARGNLTIAVAGAIDAGALKRDLDRIFGGLPAEPSLVPVAETAPKLAQEVRIPYDLPQTGLRLAYAGVSDKDPRFFAAYLMNHILGGEAFTSRLWNEVREKRGLAYHIGSTLVNNDHASALVIGTGTRPDRAAETLSLVRTEVRRMAEEGVSEEELEAAKKNVIGGYAVDHLNSSSAIANTLVAIQMEDLGIDYIERRKRLIQAVTVEDVRSVAKQLLSADPAVMIVGAPLERRKG, translated from the coding sequence ATGACAATGTTCAACCGACTGCCGATCGGTGCCGCCAAGCCACTGCTGGTCGCGCTCGTATTCTTAGGCCTTGCCGCGATGCCGGCTCGGGCGGCCATGGCCATCCAGGAAGTCAGGACATCGAGCGGGATCAAGGCCTGGCTGGTGGAAGACTATTCGATACCGATCGTTACCGTCCGTTTCGCGTTCCGGGGCGGGAGCACGCAGGATCCCTCCGGTAAGGAGGGCCTTGCCAATCTCATGGCCGGGTTGTTCGACGAAGGGGCCGGCGACCTTGACAGAGAAGCCTTCCAGGAGCGGCTGGACGATGCTGGCGCCGAGATGCGGTTCGACGCCGGGCGCGATGCGGTCTACGGCTCCATGCGAGTGCTTGCCGATCAAAAGGATGTTGCGTTCGATCTTCTCCGGCTGGCCATCGAGCAGCCACGCTTCGACCAAGGACCGACGGATCGCGTCCGCGCTCAGATCGTCTCCGGCATCACCGCGGAGGCCAAGGATCCGGAGGCGGTGGCAAAGATCGCATGGGGGAAGGCGCTCTATGGCGAGCATCCGTACTCCCGGCAGGACGAAGGCACCGAGCAGACCCTTGCCACTGCCAAACCCTCCGATCTTAAGGCGCTTCGTAAGCGGCTGTTCGCGCGCGGCAACCTGACCATCGCCGTGGCGGGAGCGATCGACGCGGGTGCGCTCAAGCGCGATCTGGATCGGATATTCGGCGGGTTGCCTGCTGAACCCTCCCTGGTGCCGGTTGCAGAAACCGCGCCCAAGCTGGCGCAGGAGGTTCGCATCCCGTATGACCTGCCCCAGACTGGGCTGCGCCTGGCTTATGCCGGGGTCAGCGACAAAGACCCGCGGTTCTTCGCAGCCTATCTGATGAACCACATCCTCGGGGGAGAAGCGTTCACGTCCAGGCTCTGGAACGAGGTGCGCGAGAAGCGAGGGCTCGCTTATCACATCGGATCTACCCTCGTGAACAACGACCATGCCTCGGCGCTCGTAATCGGCACGGGGACCCGCCCGGATCGGGCCGCAGAGACGCTGTCCCTCGTTCGCACCGAGGTGAGGCGGATGGCGGAGGAGGGCGTCAGCGAGGAGGAGCTCGAAGCAGCGAAGAAGAACGTCATCGGCGGTTACGCCGTCGACCATCTCAACTCATCCAGCGCGATCGCCAACACTCTGGTCGCAATCCAGATGGAAGATCTCGGCATCGACTATATCGAGCGGCGGAAACGGCTGATCCAGGCCGTAACTGTGGAGGATGTCCGGTCGGTCGCAAAACAGCTTCTCTCCGCTGACCCCGCCGTGATGATCGTCGGAGCGCCGCTCGAGCGAAGGAAAGGATAA
- the hemN gene encoding oxygen-independent coproporphyrinogen III oxidase: protein MADGQKSILGAGSHSMQGERMRGIWTSSRSEWGRKSAGITPPTSLHTKYYDARLPWYTIYPTVPEFSQAVGAKACEEWLKVLPADDAVSIYLHVPFCRSMCWYCGFPTSITRRNASIVDHLAMLGTEISLVAALAPQALTVRDVHFGGGSPTIMPPAEFLALMELLRRRFAFEKAATVAVEIDPRTFTTEMAEALEAAEVNRASLGVQSFDPIVQKAINRVQSEAQVTAAVENLRRHKVSRINFDLMYGLPHQTVQFCVESATTAIAMRPDRFAVFGYAHVPSYRKNQRLIDGTALPDAAARAEQAAAVADTLVAAGYRQIGLDHFALPDDELALAQRAGRLRRNSLGYSADTCQTLIGFGASAIGRLGEGYVQNELTQSSYSRHIAAGHLATSRGCRLTGEDRVRAEIIERLMCNLEADVPAICAAHGFDPILFVDPAERLAMLAEDGIVDIDNGFVRVRQEHRFLLRAVAAAFDAYLDRAPY, encoded by the coding sequence ATGGCTGACGGCCAAAAAAGCATCCTGGGTGCGGGATCCCATTCGATGCAAGGAGAGAGGATGCGAGGGATCTGGACATCCTCTCGGTCCGAGTGGGGACGAAAGTCAGCCGGCATCACGCCGCCGACCTCCCTCCATACAAAGTATTATGATGCCCGTCTGCCTTGGTACACGATCTATCCAACCGTACCGGAGTTTTCCCAGGCGGTCGGCGCCAAGGCTTGCGAGGAATGGCTGAAAGTCCTGCCAGCTGACGATGCTGTGTCGATCTATCTCCACGTTCCATTCTGTCGGTCAATGTGCTGGTATTGCGGCTTTCCTACCAGCATCACTCGTCGGAATGCGTCGATCGTCGATCACCTGGCGATGCTAGGAACGGAAATCAGTTTAGTTGCGGCGCTGGCGCCGCAGGCACTAACCGTCAGAGACGTGCATTTCGGCGGCGGATCGCCAACCATCATGCCGCCAGCGGAGTTTCTCGCCCTAATGGAACTTCTGCGCCGCCGCTTCGCGTTCGAGAAAGCGGCTACCGTCGCTGTCGAGATCGACCCGCGCACGTTCACCACGGAGATGGCCGAAGCCTTGGAGGCAGCGGAGGTGAACCGCGCGAGCCTCGGCGTGCAGAGCTTCGATCCCATTGTTCAAAAGGCGATCAATCGAGTCCAGAGCGAGGCGCAAGTGACGGCTGCCGTCGAGAACCTGCGCCGGCATAAAGTAAGCCGCATCAATTTCGACCTCATGTACGGTCTCCCGCATCAAACAGTGCAGTTCTGTGTCGAGAGCGCAACGACGGCAATCGCGATGCGCCCCGACCGGTTTGCGGTGTTCGGTTACGCGCACGTTCCTTCCTATCGAAAAAATCAGCGCCTCATCGATGGGACGGCACTACCGGACGCGGCTGCCCGCGCGGAACAGGCAGCGGCCGTGGCAGACACGCTGGTTGCCGCCGGGTATCGCCAGATCGGCCTCGACCATTTCGCGTTGCCGGATGACGAGCTCGCGCTGGCGCAGAGAGCCGGACGCCTGCGGCGCAATTCCCTGGGTTACTCGGCCGACACCTGCCAAACCCTGATCGGCTTCGGCGCGTCGGCTATCGGTCGTCTAGGCGAAGGGTATGTCCAGAACGAACTTACTCAGAGTTCGTATAGCCGACACATCGCAGCTGGTCACCTCGCGACATCAAGGGGCTGCCGTCTCACCGGCGAAGATCGCGTGCGAGCCGAGATCATCGAGCGGCTCATGTGCAATTTAGAGGCGGACGTGCCGGCAATCTGCGCCGCTCACGGATTTGATCCGATCCTCTTTGTCGATCCAGCTGAGCGCTTGGCGATGTTGGCCGAGGACGGGATCGTGGACATTGACAATGGTTTCGTCCGCGTGCGGCAGGAGCATCGCTTTCTGCTTCGAGCTGTCGCTGCCGCATTTGACGCTTATCTCGACCGCGCCCCCTACTAG
- the cybH gene encoding Ni/Fe-hydrogenase, b-type cytochrome subunit — translation MTIHQSLAADANSEKAVEQSVYFYQAPVRLWHWGNAFSILTLALTGYFIGSPLPSVPGEASANYLMGHIRFIHFAAAQTLSVLLILRLYWVFVGNVHARQIFYVPMRGRFWKECLHEVRGYMFMARQPKRHVGHNPLARLTMFLMFTLPLFFMVITGFALYSEGAGRDSWEYVLFGWVFSIWPNSQDIHTLHHLGMWVILVFVIIHIYVAVREDIMSRQSVISSIISGERLFKDVED, via the coding sequence ATGACGATCCATCAATCGCTTGCCGCCGACGCCAACAGCGAAAAGGCCGTCGAGCAGAGCGTCTACTTCTACCAGGCGCCGGTGCGCCTGTGGCACTGGGGCAACGCCTTTTCGATCCTGACGCTCGCTCTGACCGGCTATTTCATAGGCTCGCCGCTGCCGTCCGTGCCCGGCGAGGCGAGCGCCAACTACCTGATGGGTCATATCCGCTTCATCCACTTCGCGGCGGCGCAGACCCTTTCTGTGCTTCTGATCCTGCGGCTCTATTGGGTTTTCGTGGGCAACGTGCATGCCCGCCAGATCTTCTACGTGCCCATGCGCGGCCGTTTCTGGAAGGAGTGTTTGCATGAAGTGCGCGGGTATATGTTCATGGCCCGCCAACCGAAGAGACATGTCGGCCATAACCCACTGGCGCGGCTCACCATGTTCCTCATGTTTACCCTGCCGCTGTTCTTCATGGTGATCACTGGTTTTGCGCTCTACAGCGAAGGCGCCGGCCGCGACAGTTGGGAATATGTGCTTTTCGGCTGGGTGTTCTCGATCTGGCCGAATAGCCAGGATATCCACACCCTCCATCATCTCGGCATGTGGGTCATACTCGTCTTCGTGATCATCCACATCTATGTGGCGGTACGCGAGGACATCATGAGTCGGCAAAGCGTCATCTCGTCGATAATCTCGGGCGAGCGACTCTTCAAGGACGTGGAGGACTAG
- a CDS encoding HyaD/HybD family hydrogenase maturation endopeptidase yields the protein MLHRQPAIRPAPRVLVLGIGNILWADEGFGVRAVEAFHRAYEVPANVTILDGGTQGLHLVQFVNEHDRLIVFDAIDYGLVPGTMKVVEDDEVPKFTSAKKMSLHQTGFQEVLSAADLMGHYPERLTLIGCQPLDLEDWGGPLTAPVRAVIPAAVETAVRILRDWGVGVAGRPKGAVVPPLLENDIDLENYERRAEPAASN from the coding sequence TTGCTCCATCGTCAACCGGCCATTCGCCCCGCGCCCCGTGTTCTCGTTCTCGGAATCGGCAATATCCTGTGGGCCGACGAGGGGTTCGGCGTGCGTGCGGTCGAAGCCTTCCACAGGGCTTACGAAGTGCCTGCCAACGTGACCATCCTCGACGGCGGCACACAGGGCCTTCACCTGGTTCAGTTCGTCAACGAACATGATCGGCTCATCGTCTTCGACGCCATCGACTACGGCCTCGTACCAGGCACGATGAAGGTGGTGGAGGACGATGAAGTGCCGAAATTTACCAGCGCGAAAAAAATGAGCCTACACCAGACCGGCTTCCAGGAAGTGCTGAGCGCGGCAGACCTTATGGGGCACTACCCCGAGCGCCTGACCCTGATCGGTTGCCAGCCGCTTGATCTCGAAGACTGGGGTGGTCCGCTGACGGCGCCGGTCAGGGCCGTCATTCCGGCGGCCGTCGAAACCGCCGTCCGGATATTGCGGGACTGGGGCGTTGGCGTTGCCGGGAGGCCGAAGGGAGCGGTGGTTCCGCCGCTCCTCGAAAACGATATCGACCTTGAAAATTATGAGCGCCGTGCCGAGCCGGCCGCGTCGAACTAG
- a CDS encoding hydrogenase small subunit, whose protein sequence is MATVETFYDVIRGQGITRRSFTKFCSLTAASLGLGPGAATAMVEALETKERVPVIWMHGLECTCCSESFIRSAHPLVKDVVLSMISLDYDEMIMAAAGHQAEAILEETKAKYKGKYILAVEGNAPLNENGMFCIDGGRPFVEKLKWMAEDAMAVIAWGTCASWGCVQAARPNPTQATPIDKVIRGKPIIKVPGCPPIAEVMTGVVTFITTFDKLPELDRQGRPKMFYSQRIHDKCYRRPHFDAGQFVEEWDDEGARKGYCLYKTGCKGPTTYNACSTVRWNEGVSFPIQSGHGCIGCSEKGFWDQGSFYDRLTNVHQLGIEANADKIGLTAAGVVGGAIAAHAAVTVVKRVTTKREADA, encoded by the coding sequence ATGGCAACTGTTGAAACCTTCTATGATGTCATTCGCGGCCAGGGGATCACCCGGCGCAGCTTCACCAAATTCTGCAGTCTGACGGCTGCGAGTCTTGGCCTCGGTCCGGGTGCGGCGACCGCCATGGTCGAAGCGCTCGAGACCAAGGAACGCGTGCCCGTCATCTGGATGCACGGGCTCGAATGCACCTGCTGCTCGGAAAGCTTCATCCGTTCGGCCCATCCGTTGGTAAAGGATGTCGTGCTGTCGATGATCTCGCTCGATTACGATGAGATGATTATGGCCGCTGCCGGCCATCAGGCCGAGGCCATTCTCGAGGAAACCAAGGCGAAGTATAAGGGCAAGTACATCCTGGCCGTCGAGGGCAATGCGCCGCTCAACGAGAACGGCATGTTCTGCATCGACGGTGGACGGCCATTCGTCGAGAAGCTGAAGTGGATGGCAGAGGACGCGATGGCCGTCATTGCCTGGGGCACCTGTGCCTCGTGGGGCTGCGTACAGGCGGCCAGACCGAACCCGACCCAGGCGACCCCGATCGACAAGGTAATCCGCGGCAAGCCGATCATCAAGGTTCCCGGCTGTCCCCCGATCGCCGAGGTGATGACCGGCGTCGTCACCTTCATCACCACTTTCGACAAGTTGCCCGAGCTCGACCGTCAGGGGCGGCCGAAGATGTTCTATTCGCAGCGCATCCACGACAAATGTTATCGCCGCCCCCATTTCGACGCCGGCCAGTTCGTGGAGGAATGGGACGACGAGGGCGCGCGCAAGGGCTACTGTCTCTACAAGACGGGTTGCAAGGGGCCGACGACCTATAACGCCTGTTCCACGGTGCGCTGGAACGAAGGCGTCTCTTTCCCTATCCAGTCGGGCCATGGCTGCATCGGTTGCTCCGAGAAAGGTTTCTGGGATCAGGGCAGCTTCTATGACCGGCTGACCAACGTCCACCAGTTAGGCATCGAGGCCAATGCCGACAAGATCGGCTTGACCGCTGCGGGGGTCGTCGGTGGTGCGATCGCCGCGCATGCCGCGGTGACTGTCGTCAAGCGCGTAACCACGAAGCGCGAAGCCGACGCATAA